One window of Pseudochaenichthys georgianus chromosome 18, fPseGeo1.2, whole genome shotgun sequence genomic DNA carries:
- the LOC117464102 gene encoding claudin domain-containing protein 1-like codes for MVDNRYATALVIACVLSILATVYLSVAIGTKHWYQYSSPTVRGEANVSDLRSLYEEFMDGEFDEKTYSDTLFRLNGTVGLWWRCVIVSAHWNKEQDAKMMLECRSFSLPQQFTPKYKEPGNHNSGEDMLRTYLWRCQFLLPLVSLGLVVLAGLTGFCACLCRSLTPILGIGVLHLLAGLCTLATVCCYLAGMDLLHRVSMLPDKVDGSLGWSLYLALISSPLHMMAAALLLWAARSHSQNYYRMTAYRVA; via the exons ATGGTTGACAACCGCTACGCAACGGCTCTGGTCATCGCCTGTGTGCTGAGCATACTGGCCACCGTGTATCTGTCAGTGGCCATCGGGACAAAGCACTGGTACCAGTACAGCAGCCCCACGGTGCGCGGAGAGGCTAACGTGTCCGATCTACGCTCCCTGTATGAGGAGTTCATGGATGGGGAGTTTGACGAGAAAACCTACAGCGACACCTTGTTCCGCCTCAACGGGACTGTGGGCCTCTGGTGGCGGTGTGTGATCGTCTCTGCTCACTGGAACAAGGAGCAAG ATGCCAAGATGATGCTGGAGTGTCGAAGCTTCAGCCTACCTCAGCAGTTCACTCCCAAGTATAAAGAACCAGGCAACCACAACAGTGGAGAGGACATGCTGCGCACCT ATTTGTGGAGATGCCAGTTTCTGCTGCCACTGGTGTCCTTGGGTCTGGTGGTGTTGGCGGGCCTGACTGGGTTCTGTGCCTGCCTCTGCCGAAGCCTCACCCCCATCCTTGGCATAGGAGTACTTCACCTGCTGGCTG GGCTCTGCACTTTAGCCACGGTGTGCTGCTACCTGGCGGGGATGGACCTGCTCCACAGGGTTTCGATGCTGCCTGATAAGGTTGATGGCTCCTTGGGCTGGTCCCTCTACTTGGCTCTCATTTCCTCACCGCTCCACATGATGGCCGCTGCGTTGCTATTGTGGGCGGCACGTAGCCACAGTCAGAATTACTACCGCATGACCGCCTACCGGGTGGCATAG
- the LOC117464103 gene encoding N-acyl-aromatic-L-amino acid amidohydrolase (carboxylate-forming) B-like has translation MEVDELECLPRLPRVAVCGGTHGNELSGVYLVRELLKMEKKVTKEEEEEEEDERVSVVMVLSNPRAMLQCRRYVDTDLNRCFTRATLNGPVSDVAPYEITRALELNRMLGPKGSPAAVDLVCDLHNTTANMGLCLIAYSDCDWICLHIFKHLQREMPDVPIRFIHFDVSSKESYSLDSVGKHGFAMEIGPQPHGVVRSNVYTAMRVGVQNMLDWVRFFNSGTIFEGGFVEVFSMVKHIDYPRDRETRTITAAIHPQLQDRDFCLLHPGDPLFQTFSGETLPYKGKEPLYPFFINECAYYEKGIALSLARKRRVMIPSIRVQTEQEQESYVQEFTSEEEE, from the exons ATGGAGGTGGACGAGCTGGAGTGTTTGCCAAGGTTGCCCCGGGTTGCTGTGTGCGGCGGTACCCATGGCAACGAGCTGTCCGGGGTGTACTTAGTGAGAGAGCTGCTGAAGATGGAGAAGAAAGTgacgaaggaggaggaggaggaggaggaggatgagcgTGTGTCGGTGGTGATGGTGCTGTCCAACCCGAGGGCCATGTTGCAGTGCCGCAGATACGTCGACACCGACCTCAACCGCTGCTTCACCCGCGCCACCCTCAA CGGTCCAGTGTCAGACGTTGCACCCTACGAGATTACCAGAGCCCTAGAACTGAACCGCATGCTGGGTCCCAAAGGGAGTCCTGCGGCGGTGGATCTTGTTTGCGACCTCCACAACACCACCGCCAACATGGGCCTGTGCCTCATTGCATACTCCGACTGCGACTGGATCTGCCTGCACATATTCAAACACCTGCAG AGGGAGATGCCAGATGTACCAATTAGGTTCATCCATTTCGATGTCTCCAGTAAAGAGTCCTATTCCCTCGATTCAGTGGGAAAACATGGCTTTG CCATGGAGATCGGCCCCCAGCCCCACGGGGTTGTGAGGTCAAACGTTTATACGGCGATGAGAGTTGGCGTACAGAACATGCTAGATTGGGTCCGCTTCTTCAACTCAG GTACTATATTTGAAGGAGGATTTGTGGAGGTGTTTTCCATGGTTAAACACATCGACTACCCAAGAGACAGGGAAACGCGCACCATCACGGCAGCCATTCATCCTCAACTCCAG GACCGAGACTTCTGCCTGCTCCACCCTGGAGACCCACTGTTCCAGACTTTCTCAGGAGAAACTCTGCCGTATAAAGGCAAAGAACCTCTTTACCCTTTCTTCATCAATGAATGTGCTTATTACGAGAAGGGCATCGCTCTCTCCCTGGCGAGAAAAAGGCGCGTGATGATTCCTTCTATCCGGGTGCAAACAGAGCAGGAGCAGGAATCGTATGTACAGGAATTCACTTCAGAGGAAGAGGAATGA